A genomic stretch from Planctomycetaceae bacterium includes:
- a CDS encoding alpha/beta hydrolase: MTTHQESIQPDDSTKPAPDSEIQRVRKPFWQQLLRAICIYLAIPYLTVVVIFVVFQRRLLYRPTQSEGLSAADMIIREAACTDVELQTPDGQYLRGWYVRRQSPEEHQDRDRYLIIYFPGNAGNRSIRADVLRDFSMMGADALLLDYRGYGDSSGTPSELNLAADAGLIWQFAQQKLGYARDHLIIFGESMGGAVSLSLWDPKLHPATTPDSVQPQVAKALILNSTFASIPRVAQQTYPMFPFRYFVQDRWQSEERICHVDVLAIIFHGTNDELIPIAEARRLQSFGPKGTELIEIPGGTHNDIPTEQLRQVIQGLMESAE; this comes from the coding sequence ATGACAACTCACCAGGAATCAATTCAACCAGACGACTCGACAAAACCTGCCCCGGACTCTGAAATTCAAAGGGTTCGAAAGCCGTTCTGGCAACAGCTGCTTCGCGCGATCTGCATTTATCTCGCGATCCCGTATCTGACAGTTGTGGTGATCTTCGTCGTGTTCCAGCGACGTCTGTTGTACCGGCCGACTCAATCAGAGGGGCTTTCCGCGGCCGATATGATTATCCGTGAAGCGGCATGTACGGACGTCGAACTGCAAACGCCGGATGGACAATACCTGCGTGGATGGTACGTTCGACGACAGTCTCCTGAAGAGCACCAGGATCGAGATCGCTACCTGATCATTTATTTTCCGGGAAACGCTGGCAATCGAAGTATTCGTGCCGATGTCCTCCGCGATTTTTCCATGATGGGTGCCGATGCATTGCTGCTCGACTATCGAGGATACGGGGATAGTTCCGGCACTCCATCCGAATTGAATCTTGCCGCTGACGCAGGACTGATTTGGCAATTTGCACAACAGAAGCTCGGCTATGCCCGGGACCATCTGATCATTTTTGGCGAATCAATGGGCGGAGCGGTCTCACTTTCTCTCTGGGATCCAAAACTCCACCCCGCAACGACACCTGACTCAGTTCAACCGCAGGTTGCGAAAGCATTAATTCTGAACTCAACTTTCGCTTCTATCCCGCGGGTCGCTCAGCAGACATATCCCATGTTCCCCTTTCGTTACTTCGTCCAGGACCGATGGCAATCCGAAGAACGTATTTGCCATGTCGACGTACTTGCGATTATTTTTCACGGCACGAATGATGAACTGATCCCAATTGCGGAAGCCCGTCGTCTTCAATCATTCGGACCGAAAGGCACCGAATTGATTGAGATTCCAGGTGGAACTCATAACGACATTCCCACGGAACAACTCAGACAAGTGATTCAAGGATTGATGGAATCCGCCGAGTGA
- a CDS encoding family 16 glycoside hydrolase translates to MTSRAMVTMFVLVMAAAYQTVSAWESPFDSVARTIHIQKDIACGMGGDQPLKLDLATPLEKPTDGLSPCVVVIHGGAWRGGKKEQFHQLVQQFAARGYVSASLQYRLCPEHTFPAQIEDVKCAIRFLRAHATDYGIDPERIGAVGFSAGAHLSMMLGVMDQQDGFHGTGGWEEQADKVQAVVAFFGPTRLDADDLPDISRPLVHDFLGGSAAEKPAEYRAASPISWVTGNDAPMLLFQGTQDPLVPHTQAWSMTQKMQETGVAGRVELLVGAGHGWGGDELTRTLEATMSFFNDKLKHEPPQTADIEGPGQRVNLASQDSASINPDACSAIEQQELTTEAAVTLFDGKSFDGWNGDLTVFRIEDSAIVGGQTREKIPHNFFLSTANEYSDFELNLEFKLVGENTNAGVQIRSKRIPDHHEMIGYQADLGQNYWGALYDESRRRKILASPDADELAKVLKKTDWNQYRIRCEGKRIQLWINHLKTVDYTEQDDTIEQSGLIALQIHGGPAGEAWYRNITIRRLP, encoded by the coding sequence ATGACATCGCGAGCAATGGTAACGATGTTTGTACTTGTGATGGCCGCGGCATATCAAACGGTATCTGCATGGGAAAGCCCGTTCGATTCCGTTGCGCGCACGATTCACATCCAGAAAGACATTGCATGCGGAATGGGTGGGGACCAGCCACTCAAACTGGATCTGGCAACCCCGCTCGAAAAACCAACTGACGGCTTATCCCCCTGCGTGGTCGTCATTCATGGCGGAGCGTGGCGAGGCGGTAAGAAAGAACAATTTCATCAGTTGGTGCAGCAGTTCGCAGCAAGAGGGTACGTTTCAGCAAGCCTGCAATATCGCCTCTGCCCGGAACACACTTTTCCAGCTCAGATCGAAGACGTCAAATGTGCAATTCGATTCCTCAGAGCCCATGCAACGGATTACGGGATTGATCCCGAACGAATTGGAGCCGTTGGTTTTTCCGCGGGTGCTCACCTGAGCATGATGTTAGGTGTGATGGACCAGCAGGATGGTTTTCACGGAACCGGTGGCTGGGAGGAGCAAGCGGATAAGGTGCAGGCGGTTGTTGCATTCTTCGGACCAACACGGCTGGATGCGGATGATCTGCCCGATATCAGTAGACCGCTGGTTCATGATTTCTTAGGAGGATCAGCCGCTGAAAAACCAGCAGAGTACAGAGCAGCCTCTCCAATTTCCTGGGTCACAGGCAATGATGCTCCGATGCTGCTGTTCCAGGGCACTCAGGACCCACTGGTTCCACACACGCAAGCCTGGTCGATGACTCAGAAAATGCAGGAGACGGGCGTCGCTGGTCGTGTGGAATTGCTGGTCGGGGCAGGGCATGGCTGGGGTGGTGATGAGTTGACTCGAACTCTTGAGGCGACGATGTCATTCTTCAATGACAAACTCAAACATGAGCCGCCGCAGACAGCAGATATCGAAGGGCCCGGACAAAGGGTCAATCTGGCTTCTCAGGATTCAGCCTCCATCAACCCCGATGCCTGCAGCGCGATCGAACAGCAGGAACTCACAACAGAGGCCGCAGTTACCTTGTTTGATGGAAAATCATTCGACGGATGGAACGGTGACCTCACAGTTTTTCGAATCGAAGATTCGGCAATTGTCGGTGGGCAGACGAGGGAAAAAATCCCGCACAACTTTTTCCTGTCAACAGCGAACGAGTATTCCGACTTTGAACTGAATCTTGAATTCAAGCTGGTTGGAGAAAACACCAACGCTGGAGTGCAAATTCGGAGCAAGCGGATACCAGATCACCACGAAATGATCGGTTATCAGGCCGACCTGGGTCAGAATTATTGGGGGGCACTGTACGACGAATCTCGTCGTCGCAAAATCCTGGCAAGCCCTGATGCGGATGAGCTGGCGAAAGTCCTGAAGAAGACCGACTGGAATCAGTATCGAATTCGCTGCGAAGGAAAACGCATTCAGCTCTGGATCAATCATCTGAAGACCGTCGATTACACGGAACAGGACGATACCATTGAACAATCAGGCTTGATTGCCCTGCAGATTCATGGCGGGCCTGCCGGTGAAGCCTGGTATCGAAACATTACAATCCGACGACTGCCATAG
- a CDS encoding dihydroxy-acid dehydratase → MPELNWNSQQLTHGWQKGIRAFYYAVGMSDDDFNRAQVGIGVPLLDGNTCNVHAYELAKEIAEGCRQAGLLGFPFGTPGVSDNISQGHEGGNASLPSRNLIANSAECVITAHCYDAMIGMHHCDKNGPGFAMALARTNYPGLIMSGGSILPGCYKDKDITILDVYDSQAAVSVGAMKAEESDQIIRRACPGPGGCGIAASFNTWGIAMEAIGLMLPASSSIPAVDPAKKDECRQIGQAVRNLLEHNIRPRDILTKSAFRNAAVTIAAAGGSTNGVIHLLGLAREAGIDFSLRDLQTIFRETPVLCSFAPRGPRTMVDLHKIGGTPVLLRHLLDAGLIDGTCMTVTGKTMAENLKNIQPPGDDQDLIVPVQRCYKPYADMQICFGNLAPEGIVFKVSSLKNPVFEGQAVCFDDPVAIVKAVEQKKIQPGSVIILRYMGPVACGMPEVLIASAALAVPELDGKVAFISDTRVSGVSHGAIGVHCSPEAAVGGPIACVNDGDIVSFDLLKGTITVHISDEEMESRRAKLPSRPARQPARGYLADFSATTAQASDGCVSRALYPST, encoded by the coding sequence ATGCCTGAACTTAACTGGAACAGTCAGCAACTCACTCACGGCTGGCAAAAAGGAATTCGTGCTTTCTACTACGCAGTGGGTATGTCCGACGATGATTTCAATCGAGCTCAGGTTGGAATCGGGGTACCGCTGCTGGACGGGAATACATGTAACGTACACGCATATGAATTGGCGAAAGAGATTGCAGAAGGCTGTCGGCAGGCCGGGCTGTTAGGGTTTCCTTTCGGTACGCCGGGGGTCAGCGACAATATCAGCCAGGGGCATGAAGGGGGCAATGCCAGCCTGCCGTCCCGCAATCTGATTGCGAACAGCGCCGAGTGTGTTATCACCGCTCACTGTTACGATGCGATGATTGGCATGCATCACTGCGACAAGAACGGCCCTGGCTTTGCAATGGCGCTTGCGCGAACCAATTACCCGGGTTTGATCATGAGCGGCGGCAGCATTCTGCCGGGTTGTTACAAAGACAAAGACATCACGATTCTGGATGTATACGACTCACAGGCCGCGGTTTCTGTCGGAGCGATGAAGGCAGAAGAATCTGATCAGATCATACGGCGTGCCTGCCCGGGGCCTGGTGGATGCGGTATCGCAGCCTCCTTCAACACGTGGGGAATTGCGATGGAGGCCATCGGATTGATGCTTCCAGCCAGCAGCTCGATCCCTGCTGTCGATCCAGCCAAGAAGGATGAATGCCGTCAGATTGGCCAGGCTGTCCGCAATCTGCTGGAGCATAACATTCGCCCTCGCGACATCCTGACAAAATCCGCATTCCGAAATGCGGCCGTCACAATTGCCGCCGCCGGTGGATCGACGAATGGAGTGATTCATTTGCTGGGACTGGCCCGTGAGGCCGGCATCGATTTCTCACTCAGAGACTTGCAGACAATCTTCAGAGAAACGCCCGTTCTGTGCAGTTTCGCACCCCGCGGTCCACGAACGATGGTTGATCTGCATAAGATTGGCGGAACTCCCGTCCTGCTGCGGCATCTGCTGGACGCCGGCTTAATTGACGGCACCTGCATGACCGTAACCGGAAAGACGATGGCCGAGAATCTGAAGAATATCCAGCCGCCGGGCGATGATCAGGACCTGATTGTCCCGGTGCAAAGGTGCTACAAGCCGTATGCCGACATGCAGATTTGCTTTGGCAACCTGGCCCCTGAGGGCATCGTGTTCAAAGTTTCCAGCCTGAAGAATCCCGTCTTCGAAGGTCAAGCGGTCTGCTTTGATGATCCGGTAGCCATCGTCAAAGCTGTGGAACAGAAGAAGATTCAGCCCGGCAGCGTCATCATCCTGCGATATATGGGCCCCGTGGCGTGTGGCATGCCTGAAGTTCTGATCGCATCGGCAGCGCTGGCGGTGCCAGAACTGGATGGCAAAGTGGCCTTCATTTCTGACACGCGAGTTTCAGGAGTCTCCCACGGTGCAATCGGCGTGCACTGCTCGCCGGAAGCTGCCGTCGGGGGCCCGATCGCGTGTGTCAACGATGGCGACATCGTTTCCTTTGATCTCTTGAAGGGAACAATCACTGTTCACATCAGCGACGAAGAAATGGAATCACGACGAGCCAAACTTCCCTCTCGTCCGGCGCGACAACCTGCACGGGGCTATCTTGCAGACTTTTCAGCAACAACAGCGCAAGCCAGCGACGGCTGCGTCTCGCGTGCGTTATACCCATCAACCTGA